A single Agrococcus sp. ARC_14 DNA region contains:
- a CDS encoding aldolase/citrate lyase family protein — MSTFRDALAEAQAPLVGLWNASGSPVAAEIMAGSGADLLLVDGEHGPISISEMLPILHAASAYPVTTIVRVPWNDPVIIKQVLDLGAQNVLVPMVSSADDARAAVRAARYPGAEGEREGARGIGSALARSSRWGRIAGYVADADRQVSVTVQIETADGVANAASIAAVDGVDAVFIGPADLAGSMGYPGRPSEQAVMDAVDAAIDAVRSVGTPAGVNAFAEADADRCIARGASFVFVGADVTLMARGSEAAVARLKRAQAETDAY, encoded by the coding sequence ATGAGCACCTTCCGCGACGCGCTCGCCGAGGCGCAGGCTCCGCTCGTGGGCCTCTGGAACGCATCCGGCAGCCCGGTCGCCGCCGAGATCATGGCCGGCTCTGGCGCCGACCTGCTGCTGGTCGACGGCGAGCATGGGCCGATCTCGATCTCCGAGATGCTGCCGATCCTGCACGCCGCATCCGCCTACCCCGTCACGACCATCGTGCGGGTGCCGTGGAACGACCCGGTGATCATCAAGCAGGTGCTCGATCTGGGCGCGCAGAACGTGCTCGTGCCGATGGTCTCGAGCGCCGACGACGCCCGTGCCGCGGTGCGCGCGGCTCGCTACCCGGGCGCTGAGGGCGAGCGAGAGGGCGCGCGTGGCATCGGCTCGGCGCTCGCGCGCTCGTCGCGCTGGGGCCGCATCGCCGGCTACGTCGCCGATGCCGACCGCCAGGTGTCGGTGACCGTGCAGATCGAGACCGCGGATGGGGTGGCGAACGCCGCGTCGATCGCCGCCGTCGACGGCGTGGACGCCGTGTTCATCGGGCCGGCTGACCTGGCGGGATCGATGGGCTACCCCGGGCGCCCTTCGGAGCAGGCGGTGATGGATGCGGTGGACGCCGCGATCGACGCGGTGCGCTCCGTGGGCACGCCGGCGGGGGTGAACGCCTTCGCGGAGGCGGATGCCGACCGCTGCATCGCGCGCGGGGCCTCGTTCGTGTTCGTCGGGGCGGACGTGACGCTCATGGCGCGCGGCTCGGAGGCGGCGGTGGCGCGGCTGAAGCGGGCGCAGGCCGAGACCGACGCGTACTAG
- a CDS encoding ABC transporter permease, giving the protein MTAASIPVRRPGAAALWMLVVSETKSVARDTAGLIVPLGMPLLILIMSASAASQSAGASGLTGLELFVLPLVLTMVMTMIGVVNMPSFLAMYRRMGILRRLGVTPASPALVLVAQAIVAVAQAVLGIALALAVGGLALGARPPMEPLTVLGVGALVMAAMCALGMLVAAIAPTPNSAVAIGLVLFLGLGAMGGMFGGPDALPEPMQDAAPWLPWGAAVDALANAWAGAPVEPASLLVLGATVAIGGVVAALLFRWE; this is encoded by the coding sequence ATGACCGCCGCCAGCATCCCCGTCCGTCGTCCCGGCGCCGCCGCGCTCTGGATGCTCGTCGTGAGCGAGACCAAGTCGGTCGCGCGCGACACCGCAGGGCTCATCGTGCCGCTCGGCATGCCGCTGCTCATCCTCATCATGAGCGCCAGTGCTGCCTCGCAGAGCGCCGGCGCATCAGGTCTGACGGGGCTCGAGCTGTTCGTGCTGCCGCTCGTGCTGACGATGGTGATGACGATGATCGGTGTCGTGAACATGCCGAGCTTCCTCGCGATGTATCGGCGCATGGGCATCTTGCGGCGCCTGGGCGTCACGCCGGCCTCGCCCGCGCTCGTGCTCGTCGCGCAGGCGATCGTGGCCGTGGCGCAGGCCGTGCTCGGCATCGCGCTCGCGCTCGCGGTCGGCGGGCTCGCACTGGGGGCGCGGCCGCCGATGGAACCGCTCACCGTGCTCGGTGTCGGGGCGCTGGTGATGGCAGCCATGTGCGCGCTTGGCATGCTCGTCGCGGCGATCGCGCCGACGCCGAACAGTGCCGTCGCCATCGGGCTCGTGCTCTTCCTGGGCCTGGGAGCGATGGGCGGCATGTTCGGGGGCCCGGATGCGCTGCCCGAGCCGATGCAGGACGCCGCACCCTGGCTGCCGTGGGGCGCCGCCGTCGACGCGTTGGCGAATGCCTGGGCCGGCGCGCCGGTGGAGCCGGCCTCGCTCCTGGTGCTGGGGGCCACCGTCGCGATCGGGGGCGTCGTGGCAGCGCTGCTCTTCCGCTGGGAGTAG
- a CDS encoding ABC transporter ATP-binding protein yields the protein MTSASASGPTDMPADGRGRGDGIVAAGLVKRYRGRAVVDGVSLRIAAGETLGILGVNGAGKSTTVEMIAGLRSPDAGEIRVLGLDPRADRARVRQVLGVQLQDAVLHLSLRVDELLDLYRSFYPSPRSTEELLELVGLAEQRRTRFERLSGGQQQRLSIALALAGRPRAVILDELTTGLDPRARRRMWSMVEQLQADGATILLVSHAMEEVERLCDRIALLDAGRVVATGTPAEIVAQTGAADLDGAFLSLTGRMLEPEEAA from the coding sequence GACGGGCGCGGTCGGGGCGACGGCATCGTCGCGGCCGGCCTCGTCAAGCGCTACCGCGGGCGCGCCGTCGTCGACGGCGTGAGCCTGCGCATCGCCGCGGGCGAGACCCTCGGCATCCTCGGCGTCAACGGCGCCGGCAAATCCACCACCGTCGAGATGATCGCCGGGCTGCGCTCGCCCGACGCGGGAGAGATCCGCGTGCTCGGCCTCGACCCCAGGGCAGACCGAGCACGGGTGCGCCAGGTGCTCGGCGTGCAGCTGCAGGATGCGGTCCTGCACCTCTCGCTGCGCGTCGACGAGCTGCTCGACCTCTACCGCAGCTTCTACCCGTCGCCCCGCTCGACCGAAGAGCTGCTCGAGCTCGTCGGCCTCGCTGAGCAGCGACGCACCCGTTTCGAGCGTCTCTCTGGCGGGCAGCAGCAGCGGCTGTCGATCGCGCTGGCGCTCGCAGGGCGGCCGCGTGCGGTGATCCTCGACGAGCTCACCACGGGGCTCGACCCCCGCGCCCGTCGCCGCATGTGGTCGATGGTCGAGCAGCTGCAGGCGGATGGCGCGACGATCCTGCTCGTCAGTCACGCCATGGAGGAGGTCGAGCGGCTCTGCGACCGCATCGCCCTGCTCGACGCCGGCCGCGTCGTCGCGACCGGCACGCCTGCCGAGATCGTCGCGCAGACCGGCGCCGCCGACCTCGACGGCGCGTTCTTGTCTCTCACCGGCCGCATGCTCGAGCCCGAGGAGGCAGCATGA
- the hpaD gene encoding 3,4-dihydroxyphenylacetate 2,3-dioxygenase, with product MSETTATTPIPTPSVPAPDIVRCAAMDLVVTDLEASRKFYVDLLGLHVTEEDDEAIYLRSFEEFIHHNIVLRKGPVAAVAAFAYRVRTPEDVDAAEAYYKELGCRTERRADGFQKGFGDSVRVEDPLGFPYEFFYATEHVERLTQRYDLYSAGELVRLDHFNQVTPDVPRGRAYLEDLGFRVSEDIQDDQGVTYAAWMHRKQTVHDTALTGGDGPRMHHIAFSTHEKHNIIQICDKMGALRISDRIERGPGRHGVSNAFYLYILDPDDHRVEIYTQDYYTGDPDNPTVTWDVHDNQRRDWWGNPVVPSWYTEASLVLDLDGNPQPVIERTDSSEMAVTVGADGFSYTRAPGDAVAGEPAEEIGFKMGNQV from the coding sequence ATGAGCGAGACGACCGCCACCACCCCCATCCCGACGCCGTCGGTGCCCGCCCCAGACATCGTGCGCTGCGCCGCGATGGATCTCGTGGTCACCGACCTCGAGGCGAGCCGCAAGTTCTACGTCGACCTGCTCGGCCTGCACGTCACCGAGGAGGACGACGAGGCGATCTACCTGCGGTCGTTCGAGGAGTTCATCCACCACAACATCGTGCTGCGCAAGGGCCCGGTCGCGGCGGTCGCGGCCTTCGCCTACCGGGTGCGCACGCCGGAGGACGTCGACGCTGCCGAGGCCTATTACAAGGAGCTCGGATGCCGCACCGAGCGTCGCGCTGACGGGTTCCAGAAGGGATTCGGCGACAGCGTGCGCGTCGAGGACCCACTGGGCTTCCCCTACGAGTTCTTCTACGCCACCGAGCACGTCGAGCGGCTCACGCAGCGCTACGACCTCTACAGCGCGGGCGAGCTCGTGCGCCTCGACCACTTCAACCAGGTCACGCCGGATGTGCCCCGCGGCCGCGCCTACCTCGAGGATCTCGGCTTCCGGGTCTCGGAGGACATCCAGGACGACCAGGGCGTCACCTACGCGGCCTGGATGCACCGCAAGCAGACCGTGCACGACACGGCGCTCACCGGCGGCGACGGCCCGCGCATGCACCACATCGCGTTCTCGACGCACGAGAAGCACAACATCATCCAGATCTGCGACAAGATGGGCGCCCTGCGCATCTCGGACCGCATCGAGCGCGGCCCCGGCCGCCACGGCGTCTCGAACGCGTTCTACCTCTACATCCTCGACCCGGACGACCACCGCGTGGAGATCTACACGCAGGACTACTACACGGGCGACCCCGACAACCCGACCGTCACCTGGGATGTGCACGACAACCAGCGGCGCGACTGGTGGGGCAACCCGGTCGTGCCCTCCTGGTACACCGAGGCATCCCTCGTGCTCGATCTGGACGGCAACCCGCAGCCGGTCATCGAGCGCACCGACTCGAGCGAGATGGCGGTCACCGTGGGCGCGGACGGCTTCTCGTACACGCGCGCGCCGGGCGATGCCGTCGCGGGCGAGCCGGCTGAGGAGATCGGCTTCAAGATGGGCAACCAGGTATGA
- a CDS encoding fumarylacetoacetate hydrolase family protein — protein MSPAHAARPARGLDDATVAAIADELAAATSSRGTIERISARYPAATIEDSYAVQRIWRTRREQAGTRMVGRKIGLTSKAMQFATGISEPDYGVIFADQTYRSGATVEHAQWSNVRVEVELAFVLRAPLEGDGLTIEQVLDATEVVVPALEILDSHIELEGRTIVDTISDNAALGAIVVGEHEIGPRDRDLSWVGSLCLVNDEIIETGVSGGVLGNPALGVAWLAGKLAQHGDRLEAGELILAGSFTRPVWVKPGDVVRAEYQDMGTVEVTFR, from the coding sequence ATGAGCCCGGCCCACGCGGCTCGCCCCGCGAGGGGTCTCGACGACGCGACGGTCGCGGCGATCGCCGATGAGCTCGCAGCGGCCACGAGCTCGCGCGGCACGATCGAGCGGATCTCAGCCCGCTACCCGGCGGCGACGATCGAGGACTCCTACGCGGTGCAGCGCATCTGGCGCACGCGCCGCGAGCAGGCCGGCACACGCATGGTGGGCCGCAAGATCGGGCTCACGAGCAAGGCGATGCAGTTCGCGACCGGCATCAGCGAGCCCGACTACGGGGTGATCTTCGCCGACCAGACCTATCGTTCCGGCGCGACGGTCGAGCACGCGCAATGGTCGAACGTGCGCGTCGAGGTCGAGCTGGCCTTCGTGCTGCGCGCGCCGCTCGAGGGCGATGGCCTCACGATCGAGCAGGTGCTCGACGCCACCGAGGTCGTCGTGCCGGCGCTCGAGATCCTCGACTCGCACATCGAGCTTGAGGGCCGCACGATCGTCGACACGATCAGCGACAACGCGGCGCTCGGCGCCATCGTCGTCGGCGAGCACGAGATCGGGCCGCGCGACCGCGACCTCTCCTGGGTGGGCTCGCTGTGCCTCGTGAACGACGAGATCATCGAGACCGGCGTCTCCGGCGGCGTGCTCGGCAACCCGGCGCTGGGCGTCGCCTGGCTGGCTGGCAAGCTCGCGCAGCACGGCGACCGGCTGGAGGCGGGCGAGCTCATCCTCGCGGGCTCGTTCACCCGGCCCGTGTGGGTCAAGCCCGGTGACGTCGTGCGCGCCGAGTACCAGGACATGGGCACGGTGGAGGTGACGTTCCGATGA
- a CDS encoding fumarylacetoacetate hydrolase family protein, with the protein MDASSHRITGAPSSAVAAWKLLGSQPPKVFAMHIGYRARAEQKGRTPEAPGYFMKPATSLSTGGELVVPAGTEIFGFEGEIAVVIGTAARAISAADAWSHVAHVTASNDLGVFDLRWADKGSNIRSKGGDGFTPIGPALLDASRLDPSAIEVRTWLDGELVQADSTSTLVFSLAEIVSDLSQLVTLEPGDVILTGTPANASTFSPGQTVEVEVSATTLDGEQVSTGRLASTVRVGEQPLPPYSAQPKPTPEQWADASGRPASDFQPDADTQKAEAPVLDDELREQLSRVALATLSSGLRKRGLNNVSIDGLRPTQPGKRIVGTARTLRYVPNREDLFTSHGGGYNAQKRLFDDLHPGDVVVIEARGDNRSGTLGDILALRARHLGATGIITDGGVRDLDVVTEIGVPTYHAGGHPAVLGRLHVPWSFDETVACGGATVQPGDIIVADGDGVLVIPPALVRELVAESLEQERAEEFIAEQIDAGERIDGLFPMNAQWRAKYEASQRQQDGS; encoded by the coding sequence ATGGATGCATCGTCGCACCGGATCACCGGCGCCCCCTCGTCTGCCGTCGCCGCGTGGAAGCTGCTCGGCAGCCAGCCGCCCAAGGTCTTCGCCATGCACATCGGCTACCGCGCCCGGGCCGAGCAGAAGGGCCGCACGCCAGAGGCACCCGGCTACTTCATGAAGCCCGCGACCTCTCTCTCGACCGGCGGCGAGCTCGTCGTCCCCGCCGGCACGGAGATCTTCGGCTTCGAGGGCGAGATCGCGGTCGTCATCGGCACCGCCGCCCGTGCCATCAGCGCGGCGGATGCGTGGAGTCACGTCGCACACGTCACCGCCTCGAACGACCTCGGGGTCTTCGACCTGCGCTGGGCCGACAAGGGCTCCAACATCCGTTCGAAGGGCGGCGACGGCTTCACACCCATCGGCCCTGCGCTGCTGGACGCCTCGCGCCTCGACCCGAGTGCGATCGAGGTGCGCACCTGGCTCGACGGCGAGCTCGTGCAGGCCGACTCCACGTCGACGCTCGTGTTCTCGCTGGCAGAGATCGTCAGCGATCTCTCACAGCTCGTCACGCTCGAGCCCGGCGACGTCATCCTCACCGGCACCCCCGCGAACGCATCCACCTTCTCCCCCGGCCAGACCGTCGAGGTCGAGGTGAGTGCGACCACGCTCGACGGCGAGCAGGTCTCGACCGGCCGCCTCGCCTCCACCGTGCGGGTCGGCGAGCAGCCGCTGCCGCCGTACTCCGCCCAGCCGAAGCCGACCCCGGAGCAGTGGGCCGACGCATCCGGACGCCCTGCCTCCGACTTCCAGCCTGACGCCGACACCCAAAAGGCCGAGGCACCCGTGCTCGACGACGAGCTGCGCGAGCAGCTCTCGCGGGTGGCGCTCGCGACGCTCTCCTCCGGCCTCCGCAAGCGCGGCCTCAACAACGTCTCGATCGACGGCCTGCGCCCCACGCAGCCAGGCAAGCGCATCGTCGGCACCGCACGCACGCTGCGCTACGTCCCGAACCGCGAAGACCTCTTCACGAGCCACGGCGGCGGCTACAACGCGCAGAAGCGCCTGTTCGACGACCTGCACCCCGGTGACGTGGTCGTCATCGAGGCCCGTGGCGACAACCGCTCCGGCACGCTCGGCGACATCCTGGCGCTGCGCGCCCGCCACCTCGGCGCGACCGGCATCATCACGGACGGCGGGGTGCGCGACCTCGACGTCGTGACCGAGATCGGTGTGCCGACCTATCACGCGGGCGGCCACCCCGCGGTGCTCGGCCGCCTCCATGTGCCGTGGAGCTTCGACGAGACCGTCGCGTGCGGCGGTGCCACCGTGCAGCCGGGCGACATCATCGTGGCCGACGGCGACGGCGTGCTCGTCATCCCGCCCGCGCTCGTGCGGGAGCTCGTCGCTGAGTCGCTCGAGCAGGAGCGCGCAGAGGAGTTCATCGCCGAGCAGATCGACGCCGGTGAGCGCATCGACGGCCTGTTCCCCATGAACGCGCAGTGGCGGGCGAAGTACGAGGCCTCGCAGCGCCAGCAGGATGGCTCGTGA
- a CDS encoding MFS transporter, with amino-acid sequence MSQSTTHTSTRERNKVLAAVVVGTTIEWYDFFIYAFMANLVFAQLFFEPAGEGLGQIISLITIGISFLFRPLGAFLAGHFGDKVGRRPMLVITLLLMGASTTLVGALPTYEAIGIMAPILLMLLRILQGLSAGGEWGGAVLMAIEHAPAHRRGLYGSFVQAGVPIGMLLATGILAAVRAMFPGDAFLEIGWRIPFFVSILLVLVGFIVRRSVEESPVFQEIKQTAQQESAPIIQVFRKYGAIVAFAALVFMANNATGYMTTGGYVQGLASRPVDGVPPGYGFDPVGVQLAAFAGSLSWLVFTFVAGWASDRIGRKPLYLIGWVVLAIGIVPLFVLVQTGVAGVAWATIILGVGLGLTYGAQAAWYAESFPASVRFSGVSIAYAIGAVIGGAFAPTIAQALLQATGTTWVIVGYLLATVVLSVIGTLLLRDRTGIPLSIEFEHSGKWDTWKKGDEFVEASPVDRAAHVER; translated from the coding sequence GTGTCTCAGAGCACGACGCACACAAGCACTCGCGAGCGCAACAAGGTCCTCGCAGCGGTCGTCGTCGGCACCACCATCGAGTGGTACGACTTCTTCATCTACGCCTTCATGGCCAACCTGGTCTTCGCGCAGCTCTTCTTCGAGCCGGCGGGCGAGGGCCTCGGCCAGATCATCTCGCTGATCACGATCGGCATCTCGTTCCTGTTCCGCCCGCTCGGCGCCTTCCTCGCCGGCCACTTCGGCGACAAGGTCGGTCGCCGCCCCATGCTCGTCATCACGCTGCTCCTGATGGGCGCGTCCACGACGCTGGTGGGCGCGCTGCCGACCTACGAGGCGATCGGCATCATGGCGCCGATCCTCCTCATGCTGCTCCGCATCCTCCAGGGCCTCTCGGCCGGTGGCGAGTGGGGCGGCGCGGTGCTCATGGCCATCGAGCACGCACCGGCGCACCGTCGCGGCCTCTACGGCTCGTTCGTGCAGGCAGGCGTGCCGATCGGCATGCTGCTCGCGACCGGCATCCTGGCGGCCGTCCGCGCCATGTTCCCTGGTGACGCGTTCCTCGAGATCGGCTGGCGCATCCCGTTCTTCGTCTCGATCCTGCTCGTGCTGGTCGGCTTCATTGTGCGCCGCTCGGTCGAGGAGTCGCCGGTCTTCCAGGAGATCAAGCAGACGGCGCAGCAGGAGTCGGCGCCGATCATCCAGGTGTTCAGGAAGTACGGCGCGATCGTCGCGTTCGCGGCGCTTGTCTTCATGGCCAACAACGCCACCGGCTACATGACCACCGGCGGCTACGTGCAGGGCCTCGCCTCGCGCCCCGTGGACGGCGTCCCGCCGGGCTACGGCTTCGATCCGGTGGGCGTGCAGCTCGCCGCATTCGCAGGCTCGCTCTCGTGGCTGGTGTTCACCTTCGTGGCCGGATGGGCCTCCGACCGCATCGGCCGCAAGCCGCTCTACCTGATCGGCTGGGTCGTGCTGGCGATCGGCATCGTGCCGCTGTTCGTGCTGGTGCAGACGGGCGTCGCCGGTGTGGCGTGGGCGACCATCATCCTGGGTGTCGGGCTGGGCCTGACCTACGGCGCGCAGGCCGCCTGGTACGCGGAGTCGTTCCCGGCCTCGGTGCGCTTCTCGGGCGTCTCGATCGCCTATGCGATCGGTGCTGTGATCGGCGGTGCCTTCGCGCCGACCATCGCGCAGGCGCTCCTGCAGGCGACCGGCACCACCTGGGTGATCGTCGGCTACCTGCTGGCGACCGTGGTGCTCTCGGTCATCGGCACGCTGCTGCTGCGCGACCGCACCGGCATCCCGCTGTCGATCGAGTTCGAGCACTCCGGCAAGTGGGACACCTGGAAGAAGGGTGACGAGTTCGTCGAGGCCTCGCCCGTCGACCGCGCCGCGCACGTCGAGCGCTGA
- the hpaE gene encoding 5-carboxymethyl-2-hydroxymuconate semialdehyde dehydrogenase, with protein MANQPAGIPDLIPHYIDGERVASVDGETFGVLNPVTNDDYTVAASGKQADIDLAVAAATRAFEEGPWPRMKNRERARILSRIADIVESRDAELAQFESWDSGLPITQAKGQAQRAAENFRFFADLIVAGRDDTYKVPGSQVNYVNRKPKGVAGLITPWNTPFMLESWKLGPALASGCTVVLKPAEFTPLSASLWAGIFEEAELPKGVFNLVNGFGETAGDALVKHPGVPIISFTGESSTGQTIFGNSARNLKAMSMELGGKSPAVVFADADLDAAIDSTLFGVFSLNGERCTAGSRILVERSIYEEFLERYAERAKNIVVGDPQDPKTEVGALVHPEHFDKVMSYVEIGKQEGRLLAGGGRPEAFPDGNFVAPTVFADVSPDARIFQEEIFGPVVSITPFDSDEEALELANNTRYGLAAYIWTNDLRRAHVFAQDVEAGMVWLNSHNVRDLRSPFGGVKASGLGHEGGYRSLDFYSDQQAVHITLGDVHTPRFGASA; from the coding sequence ATGGCGAACCAGCCCGCAGGCATCCCCGACCTGATCCCCCACTACATCGACGGCGAGCGCGTCGCCTCGGTCGACGGCGAGACCTTCGGCGTGCTGAACCCGGTGACGAACGACGACTACACCGTCGCCGCCTCCGGCAAGCAGGCCGACATCGACCTCGCCGTCGCCGCAGCCACGCGTGCCTTCGAGGAGGGCCCGTGGCCGCGCATGAAGAACCGCGAGCGCGCCCGCATCCTCAGCCGCATCGCCGACATCGTCGAGTCGCGCGACGCCGAGCTCGCGCAGTTCGAGTCGTGGGACTCGGGCCTGCCGATCACGCAGGCCAAGGGCCAGGCGCAGCGCGCCGCCGAGAACTTCCGCTTCTTCGCCGACCTCATCGTGGCCGGACGCGACGACACCTACAAGGTGCCCGGCAGCCAGGTGAACTATGTGAACCGCAAGCCCAAGGGCGTCGCCGGGCTCATCACGCCATGGAACACCCCCTTCATGCTCGAGTCGTGGAAGCTCGGCCCGGCCCTGGCATCCGGCTGCACCGTGGTGCTCAAGCCCGCCGAGTTCACGCCGCTCTCCGCCTCCCTGTGGGCGGGCATCTTCGAGGAGGCGGAGCTGCCCAAGGGCGTCTTCAACCTCGTCAACGGCTTCGGCGAGACGGCGGGCGACGCGCTCGTCAAGCACCCCGGCGTGCCGATCATCTCGTTCACGGGCGAGTCGTCGACGGGCCAGACGATCTTCGGCAACTCGGCGAGGAACCTCAAGGCGATGTCGATGGAGCTCGGCGGCAAGAGCCCCGCCGTGGTCTTCGCCGACGCCGACCTCGACGCCGCGATCGACTCCACCCTCTTCGGCGTCTTCTCGCTGAACGGCGAACGCTGCACCGCCGGCAGCCGCATCCTCGTCGAGCGCTCCATCTATGAGGAGTTCCTCGAGCGCTACGCCGAGCGTGCCAAGAACATCGTGGTCGGCGACCCGCAGGACCCGAAGACCGAGGTCGGCGCGCTCGTGCACCCCGAGCACTTCGACAAGGTGATGTCCTATGTCGAGATCGGCAAGCAGGAGGGCCGCCTGCTCGCCGGCGGCGGTCGCCCTGAGGCGTTCCCCGATGGCAACTTCGTCGCGCCGACGGTGTTCGCCGACGTGAGCCCGGATGCGCGCATCTTCCAGGAGGAGATCTTCGGCCCGGTCGTCTCGATCACGCCGTTCGACTCCGACGAGGAGGCGCTCGAGCTCGCGAACAACACGCGCTACGGCCTCGCCGCCTACATCTGGACGAACGACCTGCGGCGCGCGCACGTGTTCGCGCAGGACGTCGAGGCCGGCATGGTGTGGCTCAACAGCCACAACGTGCGCGACCTCCGCAGCCCCTTCGGCGGCGTCAAGGCCTCCGGCCTCGGCCACGAGGGCGGCTACCGCTCGCTCGACTTCTACAGCGATCAGCAGGCCGTGCACATCACTCTCGGCGACGTCCACACGCCCCGCTTCGGCGCATCCGCCTGA
- a CDS encoding HtaA domain-containing protein — protein MSAGALVWGIKASLLGYVRGMSDGVVEAAGGAEATEGGFRFPAIGAGAFRGSVTLTGHHGMMRVVVADPAIVETEEGWAVEIADPDDRAVRLRFATIAAFDGRQASGTALTAEGADLFFGPYTAGTALDDPRIGD, from the coding sequence ATGAGCGCCGGCGCGCTCGTCTGGGGCATCAAGGCCTCGCTGCTCGGCTACGTGCGGGGGATGTCCGACGGAGTGGTCGAGGCGGCCGGCGGTGCAGAGGCGACCGAGGGCGGCTTCCGATTCCCCGCCATCGGCGCGGGTGCCTTCCGCGGCTCAGTCACGCTCACGGGCCATCACGGCATGATGCGGGTGGTCGTCGCCGACCCCGCCATCGTCGAGACGGAAGAGGGCTGGGCGGTGGAGATCGCCGACCCCGACGACCGTGCCGTGCGCCTGCGCTTCGCGACCATCGCGGCGTTCGACGGCCGGCAGGCGTCCGGCACCGCGCTCACCGCGGAGGGCGCCGACCTGTTCTTCGGGCCGTACACGGCCGGCACCGCGCTCGACGACCCGCGCATCGGCGACTGA
- a CDS encoding GntR family transcriptional regulator: protein MSTRRRDAAATDTGGTIAPSKSQRAYQLLHDRIVDGSYSPGYRLVLDAIGRELDMSVVPVREAIRRLEAEGLITFERNIGARVAEIDELEYHDTMETLSFVEGAAISLAAGLYSKSDVDQARAINERMRESLAAFDPVQFTALNEAFHRRLSDVCQNGVLGDVIDTCWKRLSRLRQSTFSFVPSRALPSVDEHEAILGLIESGADPRRIELAVRAHRLATPDAFLHRVHPDKP from the coding sequence GTGAGCACGCGGCGCAGGGATGCGGCGGCCACGGACACCGGTGGCACGATCGCTCCCTCGAAGTCGCAGCGGGCCTACCAGCTGCTGCACGACCGCATCGTCGACGGCAGCTACTCCCCCGGCTACCGGCTCGTGCTCGACGCGATCGGCCGTGAGCTCGACATGAGCGTCGTGCCCGTGCGCGAGGCGATCCGCCGCCTGGAGGCCGAGGGACTCATCACCTTCGAGCGCAACATCGGCGCGCGGGTGGCAGAGATCGACGAGCTCGAGTACCACGACACGATGGAGACGCTCTCCTTCGTCGAGGGAGCCGCGATCTCGCTCGCAGCCGGCCTCTACTCGAAGTCGGATGTCGATCAGGCGCGCGCGATCAACGAGCGGATGCGCGAGTCGCTCGCCGCCTTCGACCCGGTGCAGTTCACGGCCCTCAACGAGGCCTTCCACCGCCGGCTCAGCGACGTCTGCCAGAACGGCGTGCTCGGCGACGTGATCGACACCTGCTGGAAGCGCCTGTCGCGGCTGCGCCAGTCGACCTTCTCGTTCGTGCCGAGTCGCGCGCTGCCCTCGGTCGACGAGCACGAGGCGATCCTCGGCCTGATCGAGTCCGGCGCCGACCCGCGCCGCATCGAGCTCGCGGTGCGCGCGCACCGGCTCGCGACGCCCGACGCCTTCCTGCACCGCGTGCACCCCGACAAGCCCTGA